CAATGTCTTGAACattccaaatatattaaacatgtAAGCTCGAGTGAGCAAAATGCCATTAAACCATTTATGGCAAAAATCATACATTTCAAACCAATAAAACCAGGTAAATTGAAGATTAATATCGTTTTTcacaaaactaaatatatcAAGGCTCGAAGTTTTGTTAAGGTGCAGCAGATATACCTTTAGCCACAGGCTCCCAGATTCCGAAACAGAAAATTTTTTCAGAACCTCTTTTGTCAGTTCAAAAATGGATTTCAGATCGTCCTTACTTGGAGAAGGAGAATCCTTCAAAACGCATTTTATCTCCGTGGAGACTCTCAATACCCACAACTTCAcagaattagaaaattttccaCTACAGAGTCTTTCTGCAAGCTTCTGTGCTTCATCCAATCTCCCTAGTtccaaataaaacaaaacatattgGCATGCTAAATCGTCTGTAATATGTCCTAAAGTTAGAGCCTTTTCATAAACCATCAAGAGTCGCGAAGTAATGTTATCAGTATGACTGGATAGCCCCAAGGTTTGTTCACCCTTAACAGGAACAATGATACTCCTCAAAAATTCCACATACAAGCTAAAAATTGCAGATGAAGGCACACACTCCAGGCCTTCCTCGTAGACCTGTTGTTTATAAgcatggaaaaagaaaattttagacATTCatagacaaaaaaacaaaccttAGATACTCATGGGAAAAAAGCAGACACATAAGTTGCTCACATagtttcaaataaacaaatgtcGTAGTACGTACTTTTCTAGATTTAgtaattttctaaatgaagaaatatatgCTTCCTTAAACTACCATTTATCATCACCGAAGAAAACGCATACTATAACTATACAGATTTGACATAATTGTGATTTTCATCATGCATAAAAATTCACACCTTGACAGCCTTTTCAATCCGAGAAATTTCCTTTATATCACTCGTTCCCTGCACATTTTCAGGATTACAGTAAAGTCTAGCTAGCCAGTCCCAATATTGTGGTTGTGAAGCGAAGTCTCTTTTTATATCCTGTAATATTTTTGACTGCATTTCTTCTGAATGAGCTAAATCCATTGCTTCCAATATCTCTAAGACACGCTTTCTCAAACTAAAACTTGAAGGTAGAGCTTCAATTGCTCCACTGTAGATAGTTTCTAAAAGGTTTGAACCTTTTTCTCGAAACAAATCCAATTTATCCTTTGACAACGTTTCGACACCTGATTCATCATTATCTCCCCTTGTTTCACCCATTGACATGAACagatctttattttcttctctccacTGTTTCTCCGCAGCAGTTATATTTTCACGGACCAGACTTCCCTCGTCCTCTCCAAGGGCAACCTTCCGAGCCTTCAACTTATTAAGATAAGTAAGTTCCATCCGCAAATATTCTATCCAAAGGTCCTCTGAAGTTGGGCAAACTCTCAAACCACTTAACATAAGAGAACGTGCTGCATCCACATTGATATTATGATCAAACTCCCAAGCAGCAGCATATATCCAAACCCCAGGAACTTTTGGGTGGAATCTAATCAGCTGAGCTAGAACCtgcaaaaattgaaagaaaaaggatcGATATCGACACAAGTAACCTCAAGTATCAACAGACTGACTTCAACTACTTCCATATCATCTCATTTCTACAACAAAAGAACCATAGATCAAAATGTACattaatttaatccaaaacTGGAATAAAATGTAATACCTTTTTCATTGTCCCGTTCTTTCGTGCTCTACAAAACTCGAGATAGCGAAACCAAAGATCAATATCACCCTTATACCTAGTAACCGCAAGCCGATAAATGTACAAGATCCTTTTCACACCGGCGAAGTCGGAAATAgactttttcatctttttatcTCCCTGCTTCTTAAGTTCGCGAGCCACTGCCTTCTTCCTTAGACGACGAAGCGACTCCAACTGAATCTCATAATCGATATAAGTAAGATAGTCCTGCTTAAGAGGACAAGGGCGCTTCAGACGGTACTCGAACTTGCGCCGTTGCTTTACAATCTCAGCAATCTCTCGCCGGGAGAAGAGGCCACGTTTCTCGAAGTCATCGAGCTCGTCGACCATGCCCTCGAGACGGAACTGCACGACGTCCGCCATGGTCTAGCTGGGTAAGAGGGGAGTCGGAGGGAATGGAGCTGAACGGCGGAGGAGGGCTTCGCTCTCGGAAACGGGTTTCTAGGGCGGCGATTCAGAAAGGTTATGAAGATGACGAGAACGTTAAATGGTTAGTGGTTATGGGCTGGGCCTTCGAagttatttacaaaaatgttaGAGCccactctctctttttttaaagatacaaATTACTTTCTGAAAATCTAGCTATTGGTTAACTTTagttatgataatattttagtgagaagaaaaaacccaATCAAACCCCCATCTTACTAGAAAAATCAATTCGGTGGttaatcattcattttctagTATAACTAATA
This DNA window, taken from Cucumis sativus cultivar 9930 chromosome 6, Cucumber_9930_V3, whole genome shotgun sequence, encodes the following:
- the LOC101220805 gene encoding U3 small nucleolar RNA-associated protein 6 homolog — its product is MADVVQFRLEGMVDELDDFEKRGLFSRREIAEIVKQRRKFEYRLKRPCPLKQDYLTYIDYEIQLESLRRLRKKAVARELKKQGDKKMKKSISDFAGVKRILYIYRLAVTRYKGDIDLWFRYLEFCRARKNGTMKKVLAQLIRFHPKVPGVWIYAAAWEFDHNINVDAARSLMLSGLRVCPTSEDLWIEYLRMELTYLNKLKARKVALGEDEGSLVRENITAAEKQWREENKDLFMSMGETRGDNDESGVETLSKDKLDLFREKGSNLLETIYSGAIEALPSSFSLRKRVLEILEAMDLAHSEEMQSKILQDIKRDFASQPQYWDWLARLYCNPENVQGTSDIKEISRIEKAVKVYEEGLECVPSSAIFSLYVEFLRSIIVPVKGEQTLGLSSHTDNITSRLLMVYEKALTLGHITDDLACQYVLFYLELGRLDEAQKLAERLCSGKFSNSVKLWVLRVSTEIKCVLKDSPSPSKDDLKSIFELTKEVLKKFSVSESGSLWLKVLKFFANQSYYFDKLVEISLYALAKSGGNEDGFSLSSVIVDFVLQKDGIQRTREVYKKFLGLPHPGLAMYQTCIQLESNLATAGDKDGLANARKLFESALATYGQNVRLWQEYYTLESKIGSSETAAAVRWRARKTLKDATALATSSDL